One part of the Chiroxiphia lanceolata isolate bChiLan1 chromosome 14, bChiLan1.pri, whole genome shotgun sequence genome encodes these proteins:
- the VMA21 gene encoding vacuolar ATPase assembly integral membrane protein VMA21 — MERFGPGPVSAVPVAEFRPNEGSLTSTLRTLLFFTALMITLPVGLYFSSKAYVFEGSLGMSDRDSYFYAAIVAVVTVHVVLALFVYVAWNEGSRQWREGKQD, encoded by the exons atGGAGCGGTTCGGGCCCGGGCCCGTGAGCGCCGTGCCCGTGGCCGAGTTCAGGCC aaatgagGGTTCATTAACATCAACTTTAAGAACGCTTCTGTTCTTCACAGCTCTAATGATTACATTACCAGTTGGGCTGTATTTTTCATCAAAGGCTTATGTATTTGAAG gTTCCTTAGGAATGTCCGACAGAGACAGCTATTTCTATGCTGCCATCGTGGCTGTAGTTACTGTTCACGTGGTACTTGCTCTCTTCGTTTATGTAGCGTGGAACGAGGGCTCGCGGCAGTGGCGGGAAGGCAAACAGGACTAG